From the Hevea brasiliensis isolate MT/VB/25A 57/8 chromosome 15, ASM3005281v1, whole genome shotgun sequence genome, one window contains:
- the LOC110657493 gene encoding SNF2 domain-containing protein CLASSY 4 isoform X2 has translation MDYIPIARRTRSREALMYRKLHEELKRKNHDKKLNASESTSFSGFSDVKGESFSGSCQKDNVSESLEPDDNYGVLKRKKSSGLRHKDNGSENLGRGDYGVSKGRSSSGSCQKDNGSENLGLGDYGVAKGKSSSGSCQRDNESDNLGHGDDVLEKSDLGPYDSVDKFDMGASNYEILGFECVDNDDSEERDWRESGRVEVEESSSRSISNGEKGTDVVTISDSDSTSSSGESVEDSDDEVEIETSSSGDDDDCVEETPDDSSDFEVVSSESEEEDQSHQEEEHQVSARETGSRGKGDKVELRLKRKKWSDSSNGKDDAVDGGQKRDCVSKRIRSQNNLESSKKRIGLGTINHPICLDKGDLEDFDHGGDYCNGVVDGETFEIEEIDDEEHVQDFCGGQPTRKRIRAYEDHEVVKILANSILDKTEMPCEEIDEPVIEPSLPLKFTFGTEEQVLVEKSEEEKELEKLWAEMSLALCADDATDDAVAENTADVTLEDELDTDALCQQGKHQYILDEEIGIKCKFCSFVNVEIKYCTAPFGRHTSGYSERRDYYAVHLNVFDELHDQDCGRDSQPGCDPFPAHARGTVWNIIPGIGKDLHEHQREGFEFLWKNIAGGIYLDKLKEPTSFDSGSGGCIISHAPGTGKTRLAIVFLQTHMKLYPTCRPVIIAPSSMLLSWEAEFKKWKVDIPFHNLNTPKVSGEENVAALKLFKYRQHSINSVRMLKLYSWKNDRSILGISYKLFEELVGQDKKRSTMQQTNVDGMVRKILLELPGLLVLDEGHTPRNDQSLIWKALSKVRTEKRIILSGTPFQNNFDELYNTLCLARPKFADRMSSKFNVFFERKHGRKVNGARRNWTSLTSPLGRVTDDRLKAERLEEVRAMIRPFVHVHKGNILQQRLPGLRDAMIILQPPYLQKSLLDKIEQKENLRTSFDLEYLVSLVSVHPSLLLKHSFNLEEFGGRGMLEKLRLNPDVGVKTKFLIELIRLSGAISEKVLVFSQYLHPLTFICKLLESRFNWIEGKEILRMTGKVDTVQRQSLIMDFNSRNSQAKVMLASTKACSEGINLVGASRVVLLDVVWNPAVERQAISRAYRLGQEKVVHIYRLVISGTMEEEKYCRQAEKERLSELVFYSSERAHNREKISYDVSEDAKDAILEEMINRNKLKDMFKRIIYQPKDSNLVDSFGLVNL, from the exons ATGGATTATATACCTATAGCTAGAAGGACTCGGAGTAGAGAAGCCCTCATGTATAGGAAATTACATGAAGAGCTGAAGAGAAAGAACCATGACAAGAAACTTAATGCCTCTGAGTCCACGAGTTTTAGTGGGTTCAGTGATGTTAAAGGGGAGAGCTTTAGTGGGTCGTGTCAAAAGGATAATGTGAGTGAAAGTTTGGAGCCTGATGATAATTATGGCGTACTTAAGAGGAAGAAGTCTAGTGGGTTGCGTCATAAGGATAATGGGAGTGAGAATTTAGGGCGTGGCGATTATGGTGTATCGAAGGGGAGGAGCTCCAGTGGGTCATGTCAGAAGGATAATGGGAGTGAAAATTTAGGGCTTGGTGATTATGGTGTAGCTAAGGGGAAGAGTTCTAGTGGGTCATGTCAAAGGGATAATGAAAGTGATAATTTGGGGCATGGCGATGATGTCTTAGAGAAGAGTGATTTGGGTCCATATGATAGTGTAGATAAGTTTGATATGGGCGCATCTAAttatgaaattttgggttttgagtGTGTGGATAATGATGATTCTGAGGAGAGAGATTGGAGGGAAAGTGGGCGAGTGGAGGTGGAAGAAAGTTCTAGTAGGTCCATATCTAATGGTGAGAAGGGTACAGATGTAGTAACCATTTCAGATAGTGATTCAACTTCTTCTAGTGGAGAGAGTGTAGAGGATAGTGATGATGAGGTTGAAATTGAGACTTCTTCAAGTGGAGATGATGATGATTGTGTAGAGGAAACGCCTGATGATTCTTCTGATTTTGAGGTAGTTAGTAGTGAGAGCGAAGAGGAGGACCAAAGTCATCAGGAGGAAGAACACCAGGTTTCAGCAAGAGAAACTGGTAGCAGGGGAAAAGGGGATAAGGTTGAGCTTAGATTGAAAAGGAAGAAGTGGTCTGATAGTAGTAATGGCAAGGATGATGCTGTTGATGGTGGCCAAAAGCGTGATTGTGTTTCAAAACGCATAAGATCACAAAATAATTTAGAATCTAGCAAGAAGAGAATTGGGCTTGGAACCATTAACCATCCTATTTGTCTAGATAAGGGGGATCTTGAAGACTTTGATCATGGTGGTGATTATTGTAATGGTGTTGTTGATGGtgaaacttttgagattgaggaaATAGATGATGAGGAGCATGTGCAGGATTTTTGTGGTGGGCAGCCCACTAGAAAAAGAATCCGAGCCTATGAAGATCATGAAGTTGTGAAGATTCTTGCAAATTCCATATTAGACAAGACAGAAATGCCTTGTGAAGAAATTGATGAGCCTGTTATTGAGCCAAGTCTTCCACTGAAATTCACATTTGGAACTGAAGAACAAGTTCTAGTGGAGAAATCAGAAGAGGAGAAAGAATTGGAGAAACTATGGGCTGAAATGAGCCTTGCTCTTTGTGCAGATGATGCTACGGATGATGCAGTG GCTGAAAATACGGCTGATGTAACTCTTGAGGATGAACTTGATACAGATGCCTTATGCCAACAAGGGAAACATCAATATATTCTTGATGAAGAGATTGGAATCAAATGCAAATTTTGCTCTTTTGTAAATGTGGAGATCAAATATTGTACAGCACCTTTT GGTAGGCATACTTCAGGATATTCAGAAAGGAGAGACTACTATGCAGTGCACCTTAATGTCTTTGATGAGCTTCATGATCAAGACTGTGGTCGTGACTCACAGCCTGGCTGTGATCCCTTCCCTGCTCATGCACGAGGCACAGTGTGGAACATCATTCCTGGTATTGGAAAGGACCTGCACGAACATCAACGTGAAGGTTTTGAATTTCTGTGGAAAAACATAGCTGGAGGGATTTACCTTGACAAGTTGAAAGAGCCAACCAGTTTTGATAGTGGGAGTGGTGGATGTATCATATCACATGCTCCTGGGACAGGAAAAACTCGCCTGGCAATAGTATTTCTTCAGACACACATGAAATTGTACCCAACATGTAGACCGGTGATTATTGCCCCTTCGAGCATGCTGCTTTCCTGGGAAGCAGAATTCAAGAAATGGAAAGTTGATATTCCTTTTCACAATCTGAACACACCAAAGGTCTCTGGCGAGGAAAATGTGGCTGCTTTGAAGCTATTTAAATACAGACAGCATAGTATAAACTCTGTTCGGATGTTGAAGTTATATTCCTGGAAAAATGataggagtatccttgggataagttataaactTTTTGAAGAGCTTGTTGGACAAGACAAGAAGAGGAGCACAATGCAACAGACAAATGTAGATGGCATGGTGCGGAAGATTCTTCTTGAGCTTCCTGGTCTTTTGGTCCTTGATGAAGGACACACACCTCGCAATGACCAGAGTCTTATATGGAAGGCTCTGTCAAAAGTCCGAACAGAAAAGCGCATTATTCTCTCAGGAACCCCTTTTCAGAATAATTTTGATGAGCTTTATAATACACTATGCTTGGCGAGACCTAAATTTGCAGACAGGATGTCAAGCAAATTCAATGTTTTTTTTGAAAGAAAGCATGGTCGCAAGGTAAATGGGGCAAGAAGAAATTGGACTTCTCTCACAAGTCCACTTGGCAGAGTTACCGATGATAGACTGAAAGCTGAAAGATTGGAAGAGGTTAGAGCCATGATAAGGCCTTTTGTGCATGTACACAAGGGTAATATTCTACAACAAAGACTTCCAGGCTTGAGAGATGCTATGATCATTTTGCAGCCACCTTATTTGCAGAAGAGCCTACTTGATAAAATTGAACAAAAAGAGAACCTACGGACTAGTTTCGATTTGGAATATTTGGTGTCTTTGGTTTCTGTGCATCCTTCTCTTTTGCTGAAGCATTCATTCAATTTGGAAGAGTTTGGTGGGCGGGGCATGTTAGAAAAGCTTAGGTTGAATCCAGATGTAGGGGTCAAAACAAAATTTCTTATCGAACTTATTCGGCTTAGTGGAGCCATAAGTGAGAAAGTGTTGGTATTTAGTCAGTATCTTCACCCATTGACATTTATATGCAAGCTTCTTGAATCTCGATTCAACTGGATTGAAGGGAAAGAGATCTTACGCATGACTGGAAAGGTTGATACGGTTCAGCGCCAATCTCTTATTATGGATTTCAACAGCAGAAACAGTCAAGCAAAAGTGATGCTTGCATCAACAAAGGCTTGTTCTGAAGGGATAAATCTTGTTGGTGCTTCGAGAGTTGTGTTGCTTGATGTGGTTTGGAATCCTGCAGTAGAAAGGCAAGCAATAAGCCGTGCATATAGGCTTGGGCAGGAGAAAGTTGTGCACATTTATCGTCTCGTTATTTCAGGAACAATGGAAGAAGAGAAATACTGTCGGCAAGCTGAGAAGGAGCGGTTATCAGAATTGGTGTTTTATTCTTCAGAAAGAGCTCATAATCGAGAGAAAATTTCATACGATGTGTCAGAAGATGCAAAGGATGCAATTTTGGAAGAGATGATTAACAGAAACAAACTCAAAGACATGTTTAAGA
- the LOC110657493 gene encoding SNF2 domain-containing protein CLASSY 4 isoform X1, which produces MDYIPIARRTRSREALMYRKLHEELKRKNHDKKLNASESTSFSGFSDVKGESFSGSCQKDNVSESLEPDDNYGVLKRKKSSGLRHKDNGSENLGRGDYGVSKGRSSSGSCQKDNGSENLGLGDYGVAKGKSSSGSCQRDNESDNLGHGDDVLEKSDLGPYDSVDKFDMGASNYEILGFECVDNDDSEERDWRESGRVEVEESSSRSISNGEKGTDVVTISDSDSTSSSGESVEDSDDEVEIETSSSGDDDDCVEETPDDSSDFEVVSSESEEEDQSHQEEEHQVSARETGSRGKGDKVELRLKRKKWSDSSNGKDDAVDGGQKRDCVSKRIRSQNNLESSKKRIGLGTINHPICLDKGDLEDFDHGGDYCNGVVDGETFEIEEIDDEEHVQDFCGGQPTRKRIRAYEDHEVVKILANSILDKTEMPCEEIDEPVIEPSLPLKFTFGTEEQVLVEKSEEEKELEKLWAEMSLALCADDATDDAVQAENTADVTLEDELDTDALCQQGKHQYILDEEIGIKCKFCSFVNVEIKYCTAPFGRHTSGYSERRDYYAVHLNVFDELHDQDCGRDSQPGCDPFPAHARGTVWNIIPGIGKDLHEHQREGFEFLWKNIAGGIYLDKLKEPTSFDSGSGGCIISHAPGTGKTRLAIVFLQTHMKLYPTCRPVIIAPSSMLLSWEAEFKKWKVDIPFHNLNTPKVSGEENVAALKLFKYRQHSINSVRMLKLYSWKNDRSILGISYKLFEELVGQDKKRSTMQQTNVDGMVRKILLELPGLLVLDEGHTPRNDQSLIWKALSKVRTEKRIILSGTPFQNNFDELYNTLCLARPKFADRMSSKFNVFFERKHGRKVNGARRNWTSLTSPLGRVTDDRLKAERLEEVRAMIRPFVHVHKGNILQQRLPGLRDAMIILQPPYLQKSLLDKIEQKENLRTSFDLEYLVSLVSVHPSLLLKHSFNLEEFGGRGMLEKLRLNPDVGVKTKFLIELIRLSGAISEKVLVFSQYLHPLTFICKLLESRFNWIEGKEILRMTGKVDTVQRQSLIMDFNSRNSQAKVMLASTKACSEGINLVGASRVVLLDVVWNPAVERQAISRAYRLGQEKVVHIYRLVISGTMEEEKYCRQAEKERLSELVFYSSERAHNREKISYDVSEDAKDAILEEMINRNKLKDMFKRIIYQPKDSNLVDSFGLVNL; this is translated from the exons ATGGATTATATACCTATAGCTAGAAGGACTCGGAGTAGAGAAGCCCTCATGTATAGGAAATTACATGAAGAGCTGAAGAGAAAGAACCATGACAAGAAACTTAATGCCTCTGAGTCCACGAGTTTTAGTGGGTTCAGTGATGTTAAAGGGGAGAGCTTTAGTGGGTCGTGTCAAAAGGATAATGTGAGTGAAAGTTTGGAGCCTGATGATAATTATGGCGTACTTAAGAGGAAGAAGTCTAGTGGGTTGCGTCATAAGGATAATGGGAGTGAGAATTTAGGGCGTGGCGATTATGGTGTATCGAAGGGGAGGAGCTCCAGTGGGTCATGTCAGAAGGATAATGGGAGTGAAAATTTAGGGCTTGGTGATTATGGTGTAGCTAAGGGGAAGAGTTCTAGTGGGTCATGTCAAAGGGATAATGAAAGTGATAATTTGGGGCATGGCGATGATGTCTTAGAGAAGAGTGATTTGGGTCCATATGATAGTGTAGATAAGTTTGATATGGGCGCATCTAAttatgaaattttgggttttgagtGTGTGGATAATGATGATTCTGAGGAGAGAGATTGGAGGGAAAGTGGGCGAGTGGAGGTGGAAGAAAGTTCTAGTAGGTCCATATCTAATGGTGAGAAGGGTACAGATGTAGTAACCATTTCAGATAGTGATTCAACTTCTTCTAGTGGAGAGAGTGTAGAGGATAGTGATGATGAGGTTGAAATTGAGACTTCTTCAAGTGGAGATGATGATGATTGTGTAGAGGAAACGCCTGATGATTCTTCTGATTTTGAGGTAGTTAGTAGTGAGAGCGAAGAGGAGGACCAAAGTCATCAGGAGGAAGAACACCAGGTTTCAGCAAGAGAAACTGGTAGCAGGGGAAAAGGGGATAAGGTTGAGCTTAGATTGAAAAGGAAGAAGTGGTCTGATAGTAGTAATGGCAAGGATGATGCTGTTGATGGTGGCCAAAAGCGTGATTGTGTTTCAAAACGCATAAGATCACAAAATAATTTAGAATCTAGCAAGAAGAGAATTGGGCTTGGAACCATTAACCATCCTATTTGTCTAGATAAGGGGGATCTTGAAGACTTTGATCATGGTGGTGATTATTGTAATGGTGTTGTTGATGGtgaaacttttgagattgaggaaATAGATGATGAGGAGCATGTGCAGGATTTTTGTGGTGGGCAGCCCACTAGAAAAAGAATCCGAGCCTATGAAGATCATGAAGTTGTGAAGATTCTTGCAAATTCCATATTAGACAAGACAGAAATGCCTTGTGAAGAAATTGATGAGCCTGTTATTGAGCCAAGTCTTCCACTGAAATTCACATTTGGAACTGAAGAACAAGTTCTAGTGGAGAAATCAGAAGAGGAGAAAGAATTGGAGAAACTATGGGCTGAAATGAGCCTTGCTCTTTGTGCAGATGATGCTACGGATGATGCAGTG CAGGCTGAAAATACGGCTGATGTAACTCTTGAGGATGAACTTGATACAGATGCCTTATGCCAACAAGGGAAACATCAATATATTCTTGATGAAGAGATTGGAATCAAATGCAAATTTTGCTCTTTTGTAAATGTGGAGATCAAATATTGTACAGCACCTTTT GGTAGGCATACTTCAGGATATTCAGAAAGGAGAGACTACTATGCAGTGCACCTTAATGTCTTTGATGAGCTTCATGATCAAGACTGTGGTCGTGACTCACAGCCTGGCTGTGATCCCTTCCCTGCTCATGCACGAGGCACAGTGTGGAACATCATTCCTGGTATTGGAAAGGACCTGCACGAACATCAACGTGAAGGTTTTGAATTTCTGTGGAAAAACATAGCTGGAGGGATTTACCTTGACAAGTTGAAAGAGCCAACCAGTTTTGATAGTGGGAGTGGTGGATGTATCATATCACATGCTCCTGGGACAGGAAAAACTCGCCTGGCAATAGTATTTCTTCAGACACACATGAAATTGTACCCAACATGTAGACCGGTGATTATTGCCCCTTCGAGCATGCTGCTTTCCTGGGAAGCAGAATTCAAGAAATGGAAAGTTGATATTCCTTTTCACAATCTGAACACACCAAAGGTCTCTGGCGAGGAAAATGTGGCTGCTTTGAAGCTATTTAAATACAGACAGCATAGTATAAACTCTGTTCGGATGTTGAAGTTATATTCCTGGAAAAATGataggagtatccttgggataagttataaactTTTTGAAGAGCTTGTTGGACAAGACAAGAAGAGGAGCACAATGCAACAGACAAATGTAGATGGCATGGTGCGGAAGATTCTTCTTGAGCTTCCTGGTCTTTTGGTCCTTGATGAAGGACACACACCTCGCAATGACCAGAGTCTTATATGGAAGGCTCTGTCAAAAGTCCGAACAGAAAAGCGCATTATTCTCTCAGGAACCCCTTTTCAGAATAATTTTGATGAGCTTTATAATACACTATGCTTGGCGAGACCTAAATTTGCAGACAGGATGTCAAGCAAATTCAATGTTTTTTTTGAAAGAAAGCATGGTCGCAAGGTAAATGGGGCAAGAAGAAATTGGACTTCTCTCACAAGTCCACTTGGCAGAGTTACCGATGATAGACTGAAAGCTGAAAGATTGGAAGAGGTTAGAGCCATGATAAGGCCTTTTGTGCATGTACACAAGGGTAATATTCTACAACAAAGACTTCCAGGCTTGAGAGATGCTATGATCATTTTGCAGCCACCTTATTTGCAGAAGAGCCTACTTGATAAAATTGAACAAAAAGAGAACCTACGGACTAGTTTCGATTTGGAATATTTGGTGTCTTTGGTTTCTGTGCATCCTTCTCTTTTGCTGAAGCATTCATTCAATTTGGAAGAGTTTGGTGGGCGGGGCATGTTAGAAAAGCTTAGGTTGAATCCAGATGTAGGGGTCAAAACAAAATTTCTTATCGAACTTATTCGGCTTAGTGGAGCCATAAGTGAGAAAGTGTTGGTATTTAGTCAGTATCTTCACCCATTGACATTTATATGCAAGCTTCTTGAATCTCGATTCAACTGGATTGAAGGGAAAGAGATCTTACGCATGACTGGAAAGGTTGATACGGTTCAGCGCCAATCTCTTATTATGGATTTCAACAGCAGAAACAGTCAAGCAAAAGTGATGCTTGCATCAACAAAGGCTTGTTCTGAAGGGATAAATCTTGTTGGTGCTTCGAGAGTTGTGTTGCTTGATGTGGTTTGGAATCCTGCAGTAGAAAGGCAAGCAATAAGCCGTGCATATAGGCTTGGGCAGGAGAAAGTTGTGCACATTTATCGTCTCGTTATTTCAGGAACAATGGAAGAAGAGAAATACTGTCGGCAAGCTGAGAAGGAGCGGTTATCAGAATTGGTGTTTTATTCTTCAGAAAGAGCTCATAATCGAGAGAAAATTTCATACGATGTGTCAGAAGATGCAAAGGATGCAATTTTGGAAGAGATGATTAACAGAAACAAACTCAAAGACATGTTTAAGA
- the LOC110652301 gene encoding protein ACCELERATED CELL DEATH 6 has product MAKANPRLMLFKDAYGGTPLHWAAFKGDLDAVGFLLSISRSTIFEKDHRGYFPIHIASKADNVKVIKMLVERWHEPEELLTTEGRNILHVAAMNRSDNVVRYILATPELRKLLNERDINGDTPLHLAAGYCHPGVVLSLTRQKGINLNYLNNEMLTPFDVYCKYKDIAFFEEMKLQNGITFCALSSAGCEQSLDLNTHKEKRIVTMLPNPAKIQWMKDQVGALLTAGTLVATGTFTAGFALPGGYNSPDNNPDKGTATMINNHMFQLFMICNTASFYCSIICILCCSYALLGDVYPAVKALRLAGKLFGVALPMMSLAFMAALHVVTGKLSWLASLILIMGTISLVILFTDSIISLAPLDWNLPLVRSVSYCICRLLVFVFLREYDAEPPAYLSEKSGSKNKKKKSKKKKSKDKVEKESSSKNMNEKSKDMDEKDE; this is encoded by the exons ATGGCGAAAGCAAATCCTCGACTTATGCTGTTTAAAGATGCATATGGGGGAACTCCTCTTCACTGGGCGGCATTCAAAGGTGATCTTGATGCAGTTGGCTTCCTTTTAAGCATATCTAGATCAACCATCTTTGAAAAAGACCATCGTGGCTACTTTCCAATTCACATTGCATCCAAAGCAGATAATGTAAAGGTAATAAAAATGCTGGTTGAGCGCTGGCATGAACCAGAAGAGCTGCTCACTACAGAAGGTAGAAATATTCTTCATGTGGCAGCCATGAATCGAAGTGACAACGTGGTCAGATACATATTGGCAACTCCTGAGCTAAGGAAGCTTTTGAATGAGAGAGACATCAATGGAGACACTCCATTACATTTGGCAGCAGGTTACTGTCATCCTGGAGTTGTGCTTTCGCTCACACGCCAAAAGGGAATCAACTTGAATTATCTCAACAATGAAATGTTAACTCCTTTTGATGTTTATTGCAAGTACAAGGACATCGCCTTTTTCGAAGAGATGAAACTGCAAAAC GGTATAACGTTTTGTGCTTTAAGTTCAGCCGGGTGTGAGCAAAGTTTGGATTTAAACACACACAAGGAAAAGCGAATTGTTACCATGCTGCCAAACCCAGCTAAAATTCAATGGATGAAGGACCAAGTTGGAGCTCTGTTAACGGCAGGAACGCTTGTGGCCACAGGCACCTTTACTGCTGGATTCGCCTTGCCCGGTGGTTACAATAGCCCTGATAATAACCCAGACAAAGGAACAGCAACAATGATAAACAATCATATGTTTCAATTGTTCATGATTTGCAACACCGCCTCTTTCTATTGCTCCATCATCTGCATTTTGTGCTGTTCTTATGCATTGCTTGGTGATGTCTATCCAGCTGTAAAGGCTCTCAGGCTTGCAGGAAAACTTTTCGGAGTAGCTCTTCCAATGATGTCTCTGGCGTTCATGGCTGCACTGCATGTAGTAACAGGCAAACTTTCTTGGCTcgcctctctcattctcatcatGGGAACCATCTCTCTTGTCATTCTTTTTACAGACTCCATAATAAGTTTGGCTCCACTTGACTGGAATCTGCCTCTGGTGCGTTCTGTCTCCTACTGCATCTGTCGACTATTGGTTTTCGTATTTTTAAGAGAATATGATGCTGAACCTCCTGCTTACTTATCGGAAAAATCCGGCAGcaagaataagaaaaaaaaatctaagaaaaaaaaatctaaggacAAGGTTGAAAAAGAAAGTAGCAGCAAGAATATGAATGAGAAATCTAAGGACATGGATGAAAAAGACGAATAA
- the LOC131174046 gene encoding uncharacterized protein LOC131174046 — protein MDLSIHVDEEGGLEQRSKQQTSIIAEGMSRLEQSMHPTFMDDELYNAVKEGNVDNFLEASITVSKNPSLHSIFDKAGPSQNSLLHMAVNFKKEDIVEFIARHRPENIYREDMQGNTALHFAARVGILKTVQILLRYAHRRQELVRKKNNLGNTALHEAVMNRHPKVAEFLIDVDQEVWYCENKEGWSPLCMAIKTGNNQILCLLLEKQPQEARYGYKLSSLQGKSPAHVAINEKKLGISSQESQFSSFYIE, from the coding sequence ATGGATCTCAGTATACATGTAGATGAAGAAGGAGGGTTGGAGCAGAGAAGCAAGCAGCAAACATCGATAATAGCAGAAGGAATGTCAAGATTGGAACAATCCATGCATCCTACCTTCATGGATGATGAATTATATAATGCAGTAAAGGAAGGCAATGTTGACAACTTCCTTGAAGCCTCGATAACGGTTTCAAAAAATCCATCTCTGCATTCCATCTTTGATAAAGCAGGCCCCTCGCAGAATTCATTGCTTCATATGGCAGTAAATTTCAAAAAGGAAGATATTGTAGAATTTATTGCCCGTCATCGTCCAGAAAATATTTACAGGGAGGATATGCAAGGCAATACTGCTCTGCATTTTGCTGCTAGAGTGGGAATTCTGAAGACCGTACAAATTCTTCTAAGGTATGCACACAGGAGACAAGAATTAGTGAGGAAGAAGAATAATCTTGGAAACACTGCTTTGCATGAGGCTGTGATGAATCGTCACCCTAAAGTGGCTGAATTCTTGATTGATGTAGATCAAGAAGTATGGTATTGTGAAAACAAGGAAGGCTGGTCTCCACTGTGTATGGCAATCAAAACTGGAAATAACCAGATTCTTTGTTTACTATTGGAAAAGCAACCTCAAGAAGCCCGTTATGGCTATAAACTTTCAAGTTTACAAGGAAAATCGCCAGCTCATGTTGCCATAAACGAAAAAAAATTAGGTATTTCTTCGCAGGAATCACAGTTCTCTTCTTTCTATATAGAGTAG